One segment of Verrucomicrobiia bacterium DNA contains the following:
- a CDS encoding GAF domain-containing protein → MNSELATLKAQYERLTLLYQISQTIHSTLEPEAALQLIVSEAVKAMRASSGSVSLINPNTGLLEIQASIGLPAPALKLKLRVGEGITGWVAKSGQPVRTGDVASDRRYVSLLPQIQSELAVPLEVNGEVRGVLNVDSHAAEAFNDRDQELLQELARQAAEVIRNTWLYEQLRQKARLFESLTNVSRTINSAINLDDALNAITRDACELMRAKMCSLMLLDESRAWLDLRASYGAGEAYITKSRLTVEESFVGVVVRRRKPLQLENVQAAGQYQNVDIARREGLVSLLSVPLLFSGRAIGALNVYTGSPYNFSNEEVRILSIFAELSAIAIEKARLYERVVDVEEHLRQNEKLSALGLLAAEVAHEIRNPLTVMKMLYHSLDLKFPEADPRATDARIISEKIDLLNRIVEQVLALSRTTEPQLAPVDLNRLLEELHLLMRHKLKNQGVECVRELQPDLPLVSADATQLEQVFLNLSLNALEAMPNGGQLTISTSEAPADQDGGSGRWVQIQFRDTGHGMTAEERRGAFKSLLKTTKRKGTGLGLAIVGRIIETHRGQISILSVPGAGTTIVVKLPVD, encoded by the coding sequence ATGAACTCCGAACTCGCCACCCTCAAGGCTCAATACGAACGCCTCACGCTGCTGTATCAGATCAGCCAGACCATCCACTCCACCCTCGAACCCGAGGCGGCGTTGCAACTGATCGTGAGCGAGGCGGTCAAGGCGATGCGGGCGTCGAGCGGCTCCGTATCGTTGATCAATCCGAATACCGGCCTGCTGGAAATCCAGGCGTCCATCGGCCTGCCCGCGCCGGCGCTCAAACTCAAGCTGCGGGTCGGCGAGGGCATCACGGGCTGGGTGGCGAAGTCGGGCCAGCCCGTGCGGACGGGGGATGTGGCCAGCGACCGCCGTTACGTGAGTCTGCTGCCGCAAATCCAGTCCGAGCTGGCCGTGCCGCTGGAGGTGAACGGCGAAGTGCGCGGCGTGCTGAATGTCGATTCCCACGCGGCGGAGGCCTTCAATGATCGTGATCAGGAACTGTTGCAGGAACTGGCGCGGCAGGCGGCGGAAGTCATCCGCAACACCTGGCTTTACGAACAGTTGCGGCAGAAGGCGCGCCTCTTTGAATCGCTCACCAACGTCAGCCGGACCATCAATTCGGCCATCAACCTGGACGACGCCCTGAATGCCATCACGCGTGACGCCTGCGAACTGATGCGGGCCAAGATGTGCTCGTTGATGCTGCTCGATGAGAGCCGCGCCTGGCTCGATTTGCGGGCCAGCTACGGCGCGGGCGAGGCCTACATCACCAAGTCGCGGTTGACGGTGGAGGAAAGTTTTGTCGGCGTGGTGGTCCGTCGCCGTAAACCCCTGCAGCTCGAGAATGTCCAGGCCGCCGGCCAGTATCAAAACGTGGACATTGCCCGGCGCGAGGGGCTGGTTTCGCTGTTGAGCGTGCCGCTGCTGTTCTCCGGCCGCGCCATTGGCGCACTCAACGTTTACACCGGATCCCCTTACAATTTTTCCAACGAGGAAGTGCGGATCCTGTCCATTTTTGCCGAACTTTCCGCCATCGCCATCGAAAAGGCCCGCCTTTACGAACGCGTTGTGGATGTGGAGGAGCACCTGCGGCAGAACGAAAAGCTGTCCGCCCTCGGCCTGCTGGCGGCGGAGGTCGCCCATGAAATCCGCAATCCGCTGACCGTGATGAAGATGCTCTATCACTCGCTGGATTTGAAATTTCCCGAGGCGGACCCGCGCGCGACGGATGCCCGCATCATCAGCGAGAAAATTGACCTGCTGAACCGCATCGTGGAACAGGTGCTCGCGCTGTCGCGCACGACGGAGCCGCAGCTTGCCCCGGTGGATTTGAACCGTTTGCTCGAGGAACTGCACCTGCTGATGCGGCACAAGCTGAAGAACCAGGGCGTCGAATGCGTGCGCGAATTGCAGCCCGACTTGCCACTGGTTTCCGCCGACGCGACGCAACTGGAGCAGGTCTTTCTGAACCTCTCGCTCAACGCGCTCGAAGCCATGCCCAACGGCGGGCAGCTGACCATTTCAACGAGCGAGGCGCCCGCGGATCAAGACGGCGGCAGCGGACGCTGGGTGCAGATTCAATTTCGCGATACCGGCCACGGCATGACGGCCGAGGAGCGGCGCGGCGCCTTCAAATCCCTGCTGAAAACCACCAAGCGCAAGGGAACCGGTCTTGGCCTCGCCATTGTCGGGCGCATCATTGAAACGCACCGCGGCCAGATCAGCATTCTCTCCGTGCCCGGGGCGGGAACGACCATCGTGGTTAAATTGCCCGTCGATTGA
- a CDS encoding LptF/LptG family permease: MRLLDRYLLRELLLPLVFCLGGILTFWVAFDLFAQLAEFQKAKMHGPDIAEYYLASTPEILVIVLPVALLLALLYALTHHARHNEITAIRAAGVSLWRLAAPYLGVGLTFSLVLFALNELVVPRTTALADDLLTRRIRPAGQSGEAELVRNLGFYNARERHRWQIGTYNLKSGEMTRLNVTWPLPDGTWAVLYAEQGRYTNGGWAFSNVSELRQTSPTDPTLVPFLKTNYLAVAELKEPPEQIRSEVKISNGLSIRRAKRADIPLVDLLDYLRLHPTLLPADRAWLYTKLHGRIAAPWTCAVVVLIALPFGAASGRRNIFAGVASSIFICFAYFVLQQLALAFGSGGFLPPWLAAWLPNLVFGGAALFLISRVR; the protein is encoded by the coding sequence ATGCGTCTGCTGGACCGCTATCTTCTGCGCGAATTGCTCCTGCCCCTGGTTTTTTGCCTGGGCGGCATTTTGACCTTCTGGGTCGCCTTCGATCTCTTCGCGCAACTGGCGGAATTTCAGAAGGCCAAGATGCACGGCCCGGACATTGCGGAATATTATCTCGCCAGCACGCCGGAAATTCTCGTCATCGTGCTGCCCGTCGCCTTGCTGCTCGCCCTGCTCTACGCGCTGACGCACCACGCCCGCCACAACGAAATCACCGCGATCCGCGCGGCGGGGGTCAGCCTGTGGCGGCTGGCCGCGCCTTACCTTGGCGTGGGTTTGACCTTCAGCCTGGTCCTGTTCGCGTTGAATGAGCTGGTTGTGCCGCGGACCACCGCGCTGGCGGACGACCTGCTGACGCGCCGCATTCGGCCGGCCGGGCAATCCGGCGAAGCCGAGCTGGTGCGCAACCTGGGTTTTTACAACGCCCGGGAACGTCACCGGTGGCAGATCGGCACCTACAACCTGAAGAGTGGTGAAATGACCCGGCTCAACGTGACCTGGCCGTTGCCGGACGGGACGTGGGCGGTGCTCTACGCCGAACAGGGCCGTTACACGAATGGCGGCTGGGCCTTCTCCAACGTCAGCGAATTGCGCCAGACTTCGCCGACGGACCCGACCCTGGTCCCGTTCTTGAAAACGAATTATCTCGCCGTGGCTGAATTAAAGGAGCCGCCCGAACAGATTCGGAGCGAAGTGAAGATCAGCAACGGCCTGAGCATCCGGCGGGCGAAGCGGGCCGACATTCCGCTGGTTGACCTGCTGGATTATCTGCGGCTGCATCCCACGCTGCTGCCGGCGGATCGCGCCTGGCTTTACACCAAGCTGCACGGCCGGATTGCCGCGCCCTGGACGTGCGCCGTCGTGGTGTTGATCGCCCTGCCGTTCGGCGCGGCCTCAGGCCGCCGAAACATTTTCGCGGGCGTAGCCAGCAGCATTTTCATCTGCTTCGCCTACTTTGTGCTGCAACAACTGGCGCTCGCGTTCGGCAGCGGCGGATTCCTGCCGCCCTGGCTGGCCGCGTGGCTGCCCAATCTGGTCTTTGGCGGGGCCGCGTTGTTCCTGATCAGCCGCGTTCGGTGA
- the sufC gene encoding Fe-S cluster assembly ATPase SufC, translating to MSKQPILEIKNLSAGVEGKQILKGINLTIYPGEVHAVMGPNGSGKSTLASVLAGREGYDITGGEVCFKGQDLLDLDPEERAREGVFLAFQYPVEIPGVNSTYFLKAALNEIRKHHGQPELDAMEFLTLVKEKMKLLELRDDLLKRSVNEGFSGGEKKRNEIFQMAVLEPVLAILDETDSGLDIDALRIVADGVNKLRSKERSQLLITHYQRLLNYIVPDFVHVLADGRIIRTGGKELALELEEKGYDWLLKEAAITA from the coding sequence ATGAGCAAGCAACCGATTCTGGAAATCAAAAACCTCAGCGCCGGCGTTGAGGGCAAGCAAATCCTCAAAGGCATCAACCTGACCATCTATCCCGGTGAAGTGCACGCGGTGATGGGCCCCAACGGCTCCGGCAAGAGCACGCTCGCGAGCGTGCTGGCCGGGCGCGAAGGTTATGACATTACCGGCGGCGAAGTCTGCTTCAAGGGCCAGGACCTCCTCGACCTCGATCCTGAAGAACGCGCCCGCGAAGGCGTGTTTCTGGCCTTCCAATATCCGGTTGAAATCCCCGGCGTGAACAGCACCTACTTTTTGAAGGCCGCGCTGAATGAAATCCGCAAACACCACGGCCAGCCCGAACTGGACGCGATGGAGTTTCTGACCCTGGTCAAAGAAAAGATGAAGCTGCTCGAGCTGCGCGACGACCTGCTCAAGCGTTCCGTGAATGAAGGTTTTTCCGGTGGCGAAAAGAAGCGGAATGAAATTTTCCAGATGGCCGTGCTGGAACCCGTGCTGGCCATTTTGGACGAGACGGACTCCGGCCTCGACATCGACGCCCTGCGCATTGTGGCCGACGGCGTCAACAAGCTGCGGTCCAAGGAACGCTCGCAACTGCTCATCACGCATTACCAGCGGCTGCTCAATTACATCGTTCCGGACTTCGTCCATGTGCTGGCGGACGGCCGCATCATTCGCACCGGCGGCAAGGAGCTCGCGCTCGAACTGGAAGAGAAGGGCTACGACTGGCTGCTGAAGGAAGCCGCCATCACGGCCTAA
- a CDS encoding GxxExxY protein: METKLEHADVTEKIIGAAFAVYGELGYGFLESVYQKAMQVELHRAGLRCEIESSIKVKNRDAIVGDFRVDLWVNDVVLVELKTAKNYNAEDEPQLLNELKATGVKVGLLINFGRTKVEFKRMVF, from the coding sequence GTGGAAACCAAGCTGGAACATGCGGATGTCACCGAAAAAATCATCGGGGCGGCGTTTGCCGTTTATGGGGAGCTTGGTTACGGATTTCTTGAAAGTGTTTATCAGAAGGCGATGCAGGTGGAACTGCATCGGGCGGGTCTTAGATGTGAGATTGAGAGTTCGATCAAGGTAAAAAATCGAGACGCGATCGTCGGTGACTTTCGCGTCGACCTTTGGGTGAACGACGTTGTCCTCGTCGAGTTGAAGACGGCAAAGAATTACAATGCGGAAGACGAGCCGCAGTTGTTGAACGAATTAAAAGCAACCGGCGTCAAGGTTGGTCTGTTGATCAACTTTGGCCGCACGAAAGTAGAGTTTAAGCGAATGGTGTTTTGA
- a CDS encoding transcriptional repressor: MKPLASTAAQRQLRQQLAATGFRATQQRQRVYDVLLKKRDHPTAEEVFLRAKQAMPEISMATVYNCLDALVKTGVVRQVKMERGAARFCPNMHEHWHFYCDRCGGVFDVDLPASPCAALPAPKGFTVDHYEIAAHGSCPDCRPAPKAKKV; this comes from the coding sequence GTGAAACCACTTGCGTCAACCGCCGCCCAACGTCAGCTCCGCCAGCAACTGGCGGCCACGGGCTTTCGTGCGACGCAGCAACGGCAGCGCGTTTACGACGTGCTGCTCAAGAAGCGGGATCACCCGACCGCGGAGGAGGTCTTCCTGCGCGCCAAGCAGGCGATGCCGGAGATTTCCATGGCGACTGTTTACAACTGCCTTGATGCGCTGGTGAAAACGGGCGTGGTGCGGCAGGTGAAAATGGAGCGCGGCGCGGCGCGCTTCTGCCCGAACATGCACGAGCACTGGCATTTTTATTGCGACCGGTGCGGCGGCGTGTTTGACGTGGACCTGCCCGCCAGTCCCTGCGCCGCCCTGCCGGCCCCAAAGGGTTTCACGGTTGACCATTACGAAATTGCGGCGCACGGTTCCTGTCCCGACTGCCGTCCGGCACCGAAGGCGAAGAAGGTGTAA
- a CDS encoding methyltransferase domain-containing protein: MPAKQNSLKLFLAELAKYPRQMGTVWPSSPALAEAMASWLPASQNECILELGPGTGIVTEKLLAAGLPEERLIAVEKSPRLAGFLQEKFPRARIVCGDALQLHQILPGQKFGGVFSSLPLKVFSDDQVRQLSELIHAALLPDAPWVQYSYQLINGHAPTRAFHAVDSQIVWQNLPPAKVSVYRARPRA; this comes from the coding sequence ATGCCTGCCAAACAAAATTCCCTGAAACTGTTCCTGGCGGAACTGGCCAAATATCCCCGGCAGATGGGCACCGTCTGGCCGAGTTCGCCCGCGCTGGCGGAGGCCATGGCCAGCTGGCTGCCGGCTTCGCAAAACGAGTGCATCCTCGAACTGGGCCCGGGCACCGGCATCGTCACGGAGAAGCTGCTTGCCGCCGGGCTGCCGGAAGAGCGGTTGATTGCTGTGGAAAAGTCGCCGCGCCTGGCCGGTTTTCTGCAGGAAAAATTTCCCAGGGCCCGCATCGTTTGTGGTGATGCCCTGCAGTTGCACCAGATTCTGCCCGGCCAAAAATTCGGCGGCGTATTTTCCAGCCTGCCGCTCAAGGTGTTTTCCGACGACCAGGTGCGGCAGCTTTCCGAGCTGATTCACGCCGCGCTGCTGCCGGATGCGCCCTGGGTTCAATACAGCTACCAGCTCATCAACGGCCACGCGCCCACCCGAGCCTTTCACGCGGTGGATTCGCAGATCGTCTGGCAGAACCTGCCGCCAGCCAAGGTCAGCGTCTATCGGGCCCGTCCCCGGGCCTGA
- a CDS encoding aspartate carbamoyltransferase catalytic subunit has protein sequence MAWQRKHLLDIASLSEEEITTILDTARAFKAVGERAIKKVPALRGKTVVNLFVEPSTRTRTSFELSEQRLSADIINFTAEASSLKKGETLKDTAKNLEALNIDFIVIRHSASGAAEFLSRVLNAHVINAGDGAHEHPTQALLDVFTIREKKGSLAGLNVTILGDILYSRVARSDIWALLKLGARVTLCGPATLVPKTFEQMGCRVTYDMEDAIREADVINLLRIQHERQRKTMFPSINEYTRLFGLNKQRLKLTKPDVLIMHPGPINRGVEIDSDIADGERSVILEQVTNGLAVRMAVLFLINGGKGPQEISAN, from the coding sequence ATGGCCTGGCAGCGCAAACACCTTTTGGACATCGCGTCCCTGTCGGAAGAGGAGATCACGACCATCCTGGACACGGCGCGCGCGTTCAAAGCCGTCGGCGAGCGGGCCATCAAGAAAGTGCCGGCCCTGCGCGGCAAAACGGTCGTCAATCTCTTCGTGGAGCCCTCCACCCGCACGCGGACCAGCTTTGAACTGTCCGAGCAACGGCTCTCCGCCGACATCATCAATTTCACCGCCGAGGCCTCGTCGCTGAAAAAAGGCGAGACCCTGAAGGACACGGCCAAGAACCTGGAGGCGCTGAACATTGATTTCATTGTGATTCGTCACAGCGCCAGTGGCGCGGCCGAGTTCCTGTCGCGGGTGCTGAACGCCCATGTCATCAACGCCGGCGACGGCGCGCATGAACATCCCACACAGGCGCTGCTCGACGTCTTCACCATTCGCGAAAAAAAGGGGTCGCTAGCCGGCCTGAACGTCACGATCCTGGGCGACATTCTTTACAGCCGCGTGGCCCGCTCGGACATCTGGGCGTTGCTCAAGCTCGGCGCCCGCGTGACGCTGTGCGGGCCGGCCACCTTGGTGCCGAAGACATTCGAGCAGATGGGCTGCCGCGTCACTTACGACATGGAGGACGCCATCCGCGAGGCGGACGTCATCAACCTGCTGCGCATCCAGCACGAGCGGCAGCGCAAAACCATGTTCCCCAGCATCAATGAATACACGCGCCTGTTTGGCTTGAACAAACAGCGGCTCAAGCTGACCAAGCCGGACGTGTTGATCATGCACCCCGGGCCCATCAACCGCGGCGTGGAAATTGACAGCGACATCGCGGATGGCGAGCGCTCGGTGATTCTCGAGCAGGTCACCAACGGACTGGCCGTGCGGATGGCCGTCCTCTTTCTCATCAACGGCGGCAAGGGGCCGCAGGAAATTTCCGCCAACTGA
- the pyrR gene encoding bifunctional pyr operon transcriptional regulator/uracil phosphoribosyltransferase PyrR, translating to MPEPAKLLDGPTIQRTLTRVAHEIAERNEVSGDVVLVGIQDTGVPLARRLAILLEGIWGHPVPTGALDISMHRDDLDQRAAPQLHPTEIPCDINGRTVVLVDDVLFSGRTIRAAMDALNDFGRPSRIQLAVLVDRGNRELPIRADFVGKNVSTSPADWVRVELKELTGTDRISLERK from the coding sequence ATGCCGGAACCAGCCAAACTCCTTGACGGTCCAACGATTCAACGGACGCTGACGCGCGTGGCGCATGAAATTGCCGAGCGCAACGAAGTCAGCGGCGATGTCGTGCTGGTCGGCATTCAGGACACCGGGGTGCCGCTGGCCCGCCGGTTGGCGATCCTGTTGGAAGGCATTTGGGGACACCCGGTTCCCACGGGTGCGTTGGATATTTCCATGCACCGGGACGACTTGGATCAGCGCGCGGCTCCACAACTGCATCCCACGGAAATCCCGTGCGACATCAATGGGCGGACGGTGGTGCTGGTGGACGATGTGTTGTTCAGCGGCCGCACGATCCGGGCGGCAATGGATGCGCTGAACGACTTTGGCCGGCCCAGCCGGATTCAGCTCGCCGTGCTTGTGGACCGCGGCAATCGGGAATTGCCGATTCGGGCGGATTTTGTCGGCAAAAATGTCTCCACCAGCCCGGCGGACTGGGTGCGGGTGGAGCTCAAGGAACTGACCGGCACGGACCGGATTTCGCTGGAGCGGAAATGA
- a CDS encoding DUF4032 domain-containing protein, giving the protein MYMSENAKRPDTGEDLLKRSSLYREFLAEREEILRHKWLESEKAGRDIGFEQALTDWIVKHRAKWRKERSAQAPENRSVKS; this is encoded by the coding sequence ATGTATATGTCCGAGAACGCTAAGCGTCCAGACACGGGAGAAGATTTGCTGAAGCGATCTTCCCTGTATCGGGAGTTTCTGGCCGAGCGTGAGGAGATTCTTCGCCACAAGTGGTTGGAATCCGAAAAGGCGGGCCGGGACATCGGATTTGAGCAGGCTCTGACCGACTGGATCGTGAAGCACCGCGCAAAATGGCGCAAAGAACGCTCCGCCCAAGCGCCCGAAAACCGTTCAGTGAAGTCTTGA
- the guaA gene encoding glutamine-hydrolyzing GMP synthase: MIEQIVILDFGSQYTQVIARRIRECNVYSTILPFDTPVREIAALAPKGLILSGGPSSVYAPNAPLPDPGIFKLNLPVLGICYGVQLLAHFLGGKVEKGPKREYGKGTLTVLDPNCALFEGLPAALQVWNSHGDKLTRLPKHFTVVATTENSDYAAIEHSGKKFFGIQFHPEVVHTPRGREIVGNFVHRICGCGKNWTMRNYIEQAVEEIRAQVGNERVILGLSGGVDSSVAAALLHKAIGDQLTCIFVNNGLLRAREADVVREVFGRNFKIKLQYEDATALFLKKLKGVTAPERKRKVIGKTFIDVFQAATKRAGKAKFLAQGTLYPDVIESVPIAGNPAAMIKSHHNVGGLPKGMKFKLVEPLRCLFKDEVRVLGLELGLPKEIVWRQPFPGPGLAVRCLGEISRDKLRILRESDAIVVEEMKTSGLYYKIWQSFAVLLPCRSVGVMGDERTYEYTIAVRAVESQDGMTADWVKLPYDLLERLATRIINEVKGVNRCVLDITSKPPGTIEWE, translated from the coding sequence ATGATCGAACAAATCGTCATCCTCGATTTTGGTTCGCAATACACGCAAGTCATCGCGCGGCGGATTCGCGAGTGCAACGTGTATTCCACCATTCTGCCCTTTGACACCCCGGTCAGGGAAATTGCCGCACTGGCGCCCAAGGGGTTGATCCTCTCGGGCGGTCCCTCGTCGGTGTATGCCCCCAACGCGCCGTTGCCCGACCCGGGCATTTTCAAGCTGAACCTGCCCGTGCTGGGGATCTGCTACGGGGTGCAACTGCTGGCGCATTTTCTCGGCGGCAAGGTGGAAAAAGGACCGAAGCGCGAATATGGCAAGGGCACTTTGACGGTGCTGGATCCGAATTGCGCCTTGTTCGAGGGCCTGCCCGCGGCCTTGCAGGTCTGGAATTCCCATGGTGACAAGCTGACGCGCCTGCCGAAGCATTTCACCGTCGTGGCCACCACGGAAAACTCCGATTACGCGGCCATTGAGCACAGCGGGAAGAAATTTTTTGGCATCCAGTTCCATCCGGAAGTGGTCCATACGCCGCGGGGCAGGGAAATCGTCGGCAATTTTGTCCACCGCATCTGCGGCTGCGGCAAGAATTGGACGATGCGGAACTACATCGAACAGGCCGTGGAGGAGATCCGGGCGCAGGTGGGCAATGAGCGGGTGATCCTGGGGTTGAGCGGCGGCGTCGATTCAAGCGTGGCGGCGGCGCTGTTGCACAAGGCGATTGGCGACCAGCTTACGTGCATTTTCGTGAACAACGGTCTGCTGCGCGCGCGGGAGGCGGACGTGGTGCGTGAAGTGTTCGGCCGCAATTTCAAGATCAAGCTGCAATACGAAGACGCTACGGCGCTGTTCCTGAAAAAGCTGAAGGGCGTGACCGCACCGGAACGGAAACGCAAAGTCATCGGCAAGACATTTATTGACGTCTTCCAGGCGGCCACGAAGCGCGCCGGCAAGGCGAAGTTTTTGGCGCAGGGCACGCTGTATCCGGATGTCATTGAATCGGTGCCCATCGCCGGCAATCCGGCGGCCATGATTAAGAGCCATCACAATGTCGGCGGCCTGCCCAAGGGCATGAAATTCAAGCTCGTCGAACCGTTACGCTGCCTGTTCAAGGATGAAGTGCGCGTGCTGGGCTTGGAACTCGGCCTGCCCAAGGAGATTGTCTGGCGTCAGCCGTTCCCCGGACCGGGGTTGGCCGTGCGGTGTTTGGGTGAAATCAGCCGCGACAAGCTGCGGATTCTGCGCGAGTCGGATGCCATCGTGGTTGAAGAAATGAAGACCAGCGGGCTTTATTACAAAATCTGGCAGAGCTTTGCTGTTTTGTTGCCCTGCCGGAGCGTGGGGGTCATGGGTGACGAGCGAACGTATGAATACACCATCGCGGTGCGGGCCGTTGAGTCGCAGGATGGCATGACGGCCGACTGGGTCAAGTTGCCTTACGACCTTTTGGAACGCCTGGCCACGCGCATCATCAACGAAGTCAAAGGGGTTAATCGGTGTGTGTTGGACATCACCAGCAAACCGCCGGGAACCATTGAATGGGAGTGA
- the tig gene encoding trigger factor, whose protein sequence is MNVTVENQASCRKLLRFEVDAAAVDAMFASVTKEFQKQAALPGFRPGKAPVPMVLKKYEVDIAEEVKRKLISENYRKALDEQKLDVLGYPDIKDSEFGRGKPLKFEATVETAPDIELPEYKGLPAKREAQKVTDEDVDKALNVLREQRVDYKTADRALATGDIAVVNYTGACDGKPITELAPTAKGLTEQKGFWISTDGQAFIPGFAEQLLGAKAGDKRTVNVDFPADFVTAQLQGRKGVYDVELVEVKEKVLPELNDEFAKSFGAESLEKLREGVRKDLENELTYKLDRSIRNQIIRALMDKVNFDLPESAVAQETKNVVYDIVRENQKRGVGRELIEKEKDQIYAAAAQGAKERVKSAFLFRKIAEKEDIKVSQEEVLRRIHTLAGVYQVEPKKFLQDLQKRNGVIEIYDQIANEKVAEFLQQHAQIEEVPAGSLSPAQA, encoded by the coding sequence GTGAACGTCACCGTTGAAAATCAGGCCTCGTGCCGCAAGCTGCTCCGCTTTGAAGTGGACGCTGCCGCCGTGGACGCCATGTTCGCGTCCGTCACCAAGGAGTTTCAGAAGCAGGCCGCCCTGCCCGGGTTTCGCCCCGGCAAGGCGCCCGTTCCGATGGTCCTCAAAAAATACGAGGTGGACATCGCGGAGGAGGTGAAGCGCAAGCTGATCTCGGAAAACTACCGCAAGGCGCTCGACGAACAGAAGCTCGACGTGCTCGGCTACCCCGACATCAAGGATTCCGAATTTGGCCGCGGCAAGCCCCTGAAGTTCGAGGCCACCGTGGAAACGGCACCCGACATCGAACTGCCCGAATACAAGGGCCTGCCGGCCAAACGCGAGGCCCAGAAGGTCACCGACGAGGACGTCGATAAGGCCCTGAACGTCCTGCGCGAACAACGCGTGGACTACAAGACCGCCGACCGCGCGCTCGCCACGGGCGACATCGCCGTGGTGAATTACACCGGCGCCTGCGACGGCAAACCCATCACGGAACTCGCCCCCACCGCCAAGGGCCTGACCGAGCAGAAAGGGTTCTGGATCTCCACCGACGGACAGGCGTTCATTCCCGGCTTTGCCGAACAACTCCTCGGCGCCAAGGCCGGTGACAAGCGCACGGTGAACGTGGATTTCCCCGCCGACTTCGTGACCGCCCAACTGCAGGGCAGAAAGGGTGTCTATGACGTCGAACTCGTCGAAGTGAAGGAAAAGGTGCTGCCTGAATTAAACGATGAATTCGCCAAGTCCTTCGGCGCCGAAAGCCTCGAAAAACTGCGCGAAGGCGTGCGCAAGGACCTCGAAAACGAGCTGACCTACAAGCTTGATCGCAGCATCCGCAACCAGATCATCCGGGCGTTGATGGACAAGGTGAACTTTGACCTGCCGGAAAGTGCCGTGGCGCAGGAAACCAAGAACGTGGTCTATGACATCGTCCGTGAGAACCAGAAACGCGGCGTCGGCCGCGAACTGATCGAGAAGGAGAAGGACCAGATTTACGCCGCCGCCGCGCAGGGCGCCAAGGAACGTGTGAAGAGCGCCTTCCTGTTCCGCAAGATCGCGGAAAAGGAGGACATCAAGGTGTCGCAAGAGGAAGTGCTCCGGCGCATCCACACCCTGGCCGGCGTCTATCAGGTCGAGCCGAAGAAGTTTTTGCAGGACCTGCAGAAGCGCAATGGCGTGATTGAAATCTACGACCAGATCGCCAATGAAAAGGTGGCGGAATTCCTGCAACAGCACGCGCAAATCGAGGAAGTGCCAGCGGGCTCGCTGAGCCCGGCGCAGGCCTGA